In Terriglobia bacterium, the following proteins share a genomic window:
- a CDS encoding glycoside hydrolase, whose translation MKNLSLVSSLTAGLLAMALLAGHGSGFRAAAAGANSAASTDNSNLTYDITTLAGKVASVHGTAGLQIRFSAFIEQEANMSDLISSPTATPVTPFQILSSPLDGTSVLAPDVTVNLDTGGAPQNETAIAVDPNNPLRVVGGANDYVTLTWNCAIGSVPCSAVGDGYSGTYFSKDGGQTWCCASKLDGTNPGTLIPGVQHLTGGPYDAGGDPVVAFDSRGHVYYAGLGFDRTAPPNTVAVNKGSFDNNGNLTWGAPVFINATAAPSTLNDKPWMAVDATAGSPFRDNVYVTWTRFIFNPLNGHYVQSPIAVAVSRNGGQTFSDPQLIVGNVLYGQGSRPVVGPDGTVYVFWDGATRLATFDSIWVVKSTDGGKSWSKPVAVSPLVDIIPAANTSFRVNSFPAAAAAPNGDLYVTWSSMMSDTGDLCPGYTNTGCHAASLYSKSTDGGATWSAPAPLLPSVDASTRTATGYPVTQPDGSTLNAPSARRVDTLFPAIAVGPTGRVYMSAYAADVVSPWQTCAVFGSPSLNGTSCKTLGSFINNARLDYVVRDLTSGVTNTVTTQPINTRYGFRGAFFGDYTDIAAGSDDVFHAFWTDSNNVQNFVWFGGVEWVAGTASHQQDVVARSDSF comes from the coding sequence GTGAAAAATCTATCGCTGGTCTCCTCGCTGACGGCAGGTCTGCTGGCCATGGCTCTTCTCGCCGGACACGGGAGTGGTTTCCGCGCCGCGGCCGCTGGTGCGAATTCCGCCGCAAGTACGGACAACTCCAACTTGACCTATGACATCACCACACTGGCGGGGAAAGTCGCCTCCGTGCATGGCACTGCGGGATTGCAGATTCGCTTCTCCGCGTTCATCGAGCAAGAAGCGAATATGAGCGACTTGATCTCCAGCCCCACTGCCACGCCAGTCACTCCCTTCCAAATCTTGTCCAGTCCGCTGGACGGCACCAGCGTGCTGGCGCCCGACGTCACCGTGAATCTGGATACCGGGGGAGCGCCGCAAAACGAGACGGCCATCGCGGTCGATCCCAACAATCCCCTGCGCGTCGTGGGAGGCGCGAACGACTACGTAACCCTCACCTGGAACTGCGCCATCGGGAGCGTACCGTGCAGCGCGGTGGGCGACGGATACTCGGGGACGTATTTCTCCAAGGATGGCGGCCAGACGTGGTGCTGCGCTTCGAAACTCGACGGAACAAACCCAGGGACGCTAATTCCCGGAGTCCAACACTTGACGGGAGGCCCGTACGACGCGGGCGGAGATCCGGTGGTGGCCTTCGACAGCCGCGGCCATGTCTACTACGCAGGTCTGGGGTTCGACCGCACCGCGCCGCCCAACACCGTGGCGGTGAACAAGGGCAGCTTCGACAACAACGGGAACCTAACCTGGGGCGCGCCCGTATTCATCAATGCAACCGCGGCGCCCTCCACGCTCAATGACAAGCCTTGGATGGCAGTGGATGCGACCGCCGGGAGTCCCTTCCGCGACAACGTCTACGTGACCTGGACGCGTTTTATTTTCAACCCGCTCAACGGCCATTACGTGCAGTCGCCCATCGCGGTGGCCGTATCGCGAAATGGAGGACAAACTTTCAGCGATCCGCAGCTCATCGTGGGCAACGTTTTGTACGGACAGGGTTCGCGGCCGGTGGTTGGCCCGGACGGCACGGTTTATGTCTTCTGGGACGGGGCGACGCGGCTGGCGACTTTCGACAGTATTTGGGTCGTCAAGTCGACCGATGGGGGTAAGAGTTGGAGCAAGCCAGTGGCCGTGTCCCCGCTGGTGGACATTATCCCCGCGGCAAATACGTCCTTCCGCGTGAACAGCTTTCCGGCAGCGGCCGCTGCGCCCAACGGCGATCTGTACGTCACCTGGTCCTCCATGATGAGTGACACTGGAGACCTGTGCCCAGGATATACGAACACCGGTTGCCACGCCGCCTCCCTCTATAGCAAGTCTACCGACGGTGGCGCAACCTGGAGCGCACCGGCGCCGCTGCTGCCTTCCGTGGATGCCAGCACGCGCACGGCAACGGGTTATCCGGTGACGCAGCCGGACGGAAGCACTCTGAACGCGCCCAGCGCCAGGCGAGTCGACACGCTGTTCCCCGCCATAGCTGTGGGGCCCACGGGACGCGTGTACATGTCGGCCTACGCTGCCGACGTGGTTTCGCCATGGCAAACGTGCGCAGTGTTCGGCTCGCCGAGCCTGAACGGCACAAGCTGCAAGACGCTTGGCTCGTTCATTAATAATGCCCGGCTGGATTACGTGGTGAGAGACCTGACCAGCGGGGTGACCAACACCGTGACCACGCAGCCGATCAACACACGTTATGGGTTCCGCGGCGCATTCTTTGGAGACTACACGGACATCGCGGCTGGATCCGACGATGTCTTCCACGCCTTCTGGACCGACAGCAATAACGTGCAAAACTTCGTGTGGTTCGGCGGCGTTGAGTGGGTTGCCGGCACCGCAAGCCACCAGCAGGACGTGGTCGCGCGCTCGGACAGCTTCTAG
- a CDS encoding YihY/virulence factor BrkB family protein, whose product MNAATKKLLRIVERVIPQCGMVSQAVAFNMFLAFFPTLLAALGLVSSSLRGEGGRELAVRFSAMLPPGSWQLLSEYLLHREVNPWLWVLLGWAGTLLIGSQIMKLIMEGIHMIYGDRERHSFLGRQLRGLFLFSAALGAWVVAIAFSVFGQRLRQWMTGGFGDSALVRGFWGVVPPILAMLLAVLVLALIYRVARAGAASWRSVLPGAAVATALWWSVNLLFGFYVRKMRFGLVFGGLAAAIGLMVWMELSAMIIFLGAAWNAEGAPRAERLSRSGDVPRPCAGGTAG is encoded by the coding sequence ATGAACGCTGCAACAAAGAAGCTGTTGCGAATCGTGGAGAGAGTGATTCCGCAATGCGGAATGGTGTCGCAGGCTGTGGCCTTTAATATGTTCCTGGCGTTTTTTCCGACCTTACTGGCCGCGCTGGGCCTGGTCAGCAGTTCCCTGCGCGGGGAGGGCGGCCGGGAGCTGGCCGTGCGGTTTTCGGCGATGCTGCCTCCGGGCAGCTGGCAGCTCCTATCCGAATACCTGCTGCACCGCGAGGTGAACCCCTGGCTCTGGGTGCTTCTCGGCTGGGCCGGGACGCTGCTCATCGGCTCGCAGATCATGAAGCTGATCATGGAAGGGATCCACATGATTTACGGGGATCGCGAGAGACATTCCTTCCTCGGCCGGCAGCTTCGCGGTTTGTTCTTGTTCTCGGCGGCCCTTGGGGCCTGGGTCGTGGCGATTGCGTTCAGTGTCTTTGGGCAGCGCTTGCGGCAATGGATGACGGGCGGATTTGGCGATTCCGCTCTGGTTCGCGGCTTCTGGGGCGTCGTGCCTCCGATCCTGGCGATGCTTCTGGCGGTGCTCGTCCTGGCCTTGATCTATCGCGTGGCGCGAGCGGGCGCAGCGAGCTGGAGATCCGTTCTGCCGGGAGCGGCCGTGGCGACGGCGCTGTGGTGGAGCGTGAATTTGCTGTTCGGATTCTACGTCCGGAAGATGAGGTTTGGACTGGTCTTCGGCGGGCTAGCCGCGGCCATCGGATTGATGGTGTGGATGGAGCTCTCCGCGATGATTATCTTTCTGGGTGCGGCCTGGAACGCGGAAGGCGCGCCACGAGCGGAAAGGCTTTCGAGGAGCGGCGACGTGCCGCGGCCCTGCGCGGGAGGGACAGCGGGATGA
- a CDS encoding HAD-IA family hydrolase, with protein sequence MMTTPELGAVRALIFDLDGTLIDSKQDLILSVNVMLRVMGRAELSEERIAGYIGAGAPQLIARSLGGGASAEEIQCGLEFFLGYYEEHKMDHTRAYAGVPEALGELRRYPMAVLTNKPFKISRRILEELGLGDFFRAVYGGNSFETKKPDPLGAQRILQELGAAPREALLIGDSEIDVQTARNAGTLAAAVNYGFGVHDRAAHPADVYLERLADLPVLLNHH encoded by the coding sequence ATGATGACGACACCTGAACTGGGCGCGGTGCGGGCGCTGATCTTCGATCTGGACGGCACGCTGATCGATTCGAAGCAGGATCTGATCCTCTCCGTGAACGTGATGCTGCGGGTGATGGGGCGGGCGGAGCTGAGCGAGGAGAGGATTGCGGGGTACATCGGAGCGGGCGCGCCGCAGCTGATTGCGCGGTCGCTGGGCGGGGGCGCGAGCGCGGAGGAGATCCAGTGCGGGCTGGAATTCTTTCTGGGTTATTACGAAGAGCACAAGATGGACCACACGCGGGCGTATGCGGGGGTGCCCGAGGCGCTCGGCGAGCTGCGGCGCTATCCCATGGCGGTGCTCACGAACAAGCCGTTTAAGATCAGCCGGCGCATCCTGGAGGAGCTGGGGCTGGGGGATTTTTTCCGCGCGGTTTACGGCGGGAACAGCTTCGAGACCAAGAAGCCCGACCCGCTGGGCGCGCAGAGGATCCTGCAGGAACTGGGCGCGGCGCCGCGCGAGGCGCTGCTGATCGGCGATTCCGAGATAGACGTGCAGACGGCGCGCAACGCGGGGACGCTGGCCGCGGCGGTGAACTACGGCTTCGGGGTGCACGACCGCGCCGCGCATCCCGCCGATGTGTACCTGGAGCGCCTGGCGGACCTGCCGGTGCTGCTGAATCACCATTAA